A single region of the Lycium barbarum isolate Lr01 chromosome 2, ASM1917538v2, whole genome shotgun sequence genome encodes:
- the LOC132624096 gene encoding uncharacterized protein LOC132624096, whose protein sequence is MGACLSSSSTIIDQKQASAAYVISTNGELRQYTVPINVSQVLQSEMPSDASFICNSDRLYFDDFIPCLDSENQLLAGQIYFVLPASKLQYRLSASDMAALAVKASAALEELNKNNRRQSNKFRKSKKSNSRISPMLLQVEDESRDYSQGQSNRTTGPSMGLGVSMRSASVRKLQRLSSRRAKMAVRSFRKLMTIQEGSVLLFN, encoded by the coding sequence ATGGGTGCTTGCTTGTCTTCCTCTTCCACCATCATTGATCAGAAGCAGGCCTCTGCAGCCTACGTGATCTCAACCAATGGAGAGCTCCGTCAATATACAGTTCCCATTAATGTCTCTCAAGTTCTTCAATCTGAGATGCCTTCTGATGCTTCCTTCATTTGCAATTCCGACCGTCTCTACTTCGACGATTTCATACCTTGTTTAGATTCAGAAAACCAACTTCTGGCCGGTCAGATCTACTTCGTGCTCCCTGCTTCCAAGCTTCAGTATCGCCTGAGTGCCTCCGATATGGCAGCTCTCGCAGTCAAGGCTAGCGCTGCTCTCGAGGAACTCAACAAAAACAACCGCCGCCAATCTAACAAGTTCAGGAAGAGTAAAAAGAGCAATTCCAGAATTTCACCGATGCTTCTCCAAGTAGAAGATGAATCTCGAGATTATAGTCAAGGTCAAAGCAATAGGACGACGGGGCCGTCAATGGGGCTTGGGGTATCCATGAGATCTGCGTCTGTCAGAAAATTGCAGCGATTATCTTCGCGGCGGGCAAAGATGGCTGTGCGCTCCTTCAGGAAGCTTATGACTATTCAAGAAGGATCCGTTCTGTTGTTTAATTAA
- the LOC132629174 gene encoding uncharacterized protein LOC132629174: protein MSNSTPTTSTENAITTFDINHPYHLNSSDSPGMNLINSTFDGRGFPGWRRSILVALSAKKKLGFINGNFKAPDLADKTYDQWSCVNDMVTAWLLNALSQDIKDSVIHSKTTKELLDSLEQRFGYFTRLKRLWDELDSLNLSTCCSCACVCERKAKLIKFLEDQRLIQFLMGLNNLYEQARGTILMMNPLPFMDQIYSLILQDEHQKEAYANAFIPPDSAVFMAAKTNYISGNQINKGRNSQQKFGNPV from the exons ATGTCTAATTCTACCCCCACAACAAGCACTGAAAATGCTATCACTACTTTTGACATCAATCACCCCTACCATCTCAATTCCTCAGATTCACCTGGGATGAATCTGATAAACTCCACTTTTGATGGAAGAGGATTCCCAGGCTGGAGGAGATCAATTTTAGTAGCACTCTCTGCTAAAAAGAAGCTTGGCTTCATCAACGGAAATTTTAAAGCTCCAGATCTGGCTGATAAAACTTATGATCAATGGAGTTGTGTGAATGATATGGTCACCGCCTGGTTGCTGAATGCACTGTCACAAGACATCAAAGATAGTGTGATCCACTCTAAAACAACAAAGGAGCTCTTAGATAGCTTAGAGCAGAGGTTTG GTTATTTCACTAGACTAAAGAGGCTATGGGATGAGTTGGATTCACTCAACTTATCCACATGTTGTTCTTGTGCTTGTGTTTGTGAACGAAAGGCTAAACTGATAAAGTTTTTGGAAGATCAAAGACTAATTCAATTTCTAATGGGTCTCAATAATCTATATGAACAGGCAAGGGGAACCATTTTGATGATGAACCCTTTGCCATTCATGGATCAGATTTATTCATTGATTTTGCAAGATGAACATCAGAAGGAGGCTTATGCAAATGCATTCATACCACCTGACTCTGCTGTATTCATGGCAGCAAAAACAAACTACATATCTGGAAATCAAATTAACAAAGGAAGAAACAGCCAACAGAAATTTGGCAATCCTGTTTAA